TCATTCTATGACTAAGACGGAGAAGCGTCAGCCAGAGATTATCAACCATAACCGCCGCAAGCGTATTGCTGCCGGTAGCGGAACCTCGGTCGCTGAGGTCAACCGCCTCATCAAGCAATTTGATGAGATGCGTAAGATGATGAAGCAATTCTCCGGTATGATGGGCGGAGGCGGTAAAGCCTCTAAGAAAAATGCGATGAAGCAGCTTAAAGGCCTAGGTGGAAAAGGGATGAAGTTCCCTTTTAAATGATCTTGCTGTTTTAATATCTCGAAACTATTATAAGGAGGTGATTTTTCGTGGCAGTACGTATTCGTCTGAAAAGAATGGGAGCGCATAAAGCGCCTTTCTATCGTGTAGTGGTTTCCGATTCCCGGTCCCCTCGTGACGGTCGTTTTATCGAGGAAATCGGTTATTATAATCCGATTGAACAACCGGCAGTAGTTAAGATCGATGAGGAAAAAGCTCTTAAATGGCTTCAAACAGGTGCGCAAGCATCTGATACAGTACGCAACTTGCTTTCCAAAGCAGGCGTAATGAAGAAGTTTCATGAGCTTAAGCAACAGAAATAATGACTGATTGCGAGGGTCCTCTATGGAAGAATTAGTTGGAGTAATTGCTAAGGCTTTAGTGGATCATCCAGAAGATGTGACGGTACGAGCGGTGGAGAAGGAACACCTAATTGTTTATGAACTGTCCGTACATCCTGATGATGTAGGAAAGGTCATTGGCAAGCAAGGTAGGATCGCTAAGGCGCTCCGTACAGTAGTCACATCTGCAGCAGTCAAGAGCGATAAACGCGTAACTGTAGATATTTTATCTTAAATGATGCGTACAATGAGGGGCTAGGGATAGTATATCCCGGCTCCTTTTTGTTCAAATATATAGATTATAGATGAAGCTTGTAAAGGAGAGGGTTATATGACAGAAGAGTTAACCGTAGGCAGACTTGTGAATACACATGGTATTCGCGGGGAAATTAAAGTACTATCCCATACCGATTTCCCTGATGTTCGTTTTGCTGCAG
This window of the Paenibacillus sp. FSL R10-2734 genome carries:
- the rpsP gene encoding 30S ribosomal protein S16 — encoded protein: MAVRIRLKRMGAHKAPFYRVVVSDSRSPRDGRFIEEIGYYNPIEQPAVVKIDEEKALKWLQTGAQASDTVRNLLSKAGVMKKFHELKQQK
- a CDS encoding KH domain-containing protein, which translates into the protein MEELVGVIAKALVDHPEDVTVRAVEKEHLIVYELSVHPDDVGKVIGKQGRIAKALRTVVTSAAVKSDKRVTVDILS